A portion of the Gorilla gorilla gorilla isolate KB3781 chromosome X, NHGRI_mGorGor1-v2.1_pri, whole genome shotgun sequence genome contains these proteins:
- the EDA gene encoding ectodysplasin-A isoform X5 produces the protein MGYPEVERRELLPAAAPRERGSQGCGCRGAPARAGEGNSCLLFLGFFGLSLALHLLTLCCYLELRSELRRERGAESRLGGSGTPGTSGTLSSLGGLDPDSPITSHLGQPSPKQQPLEPGEAALHSDSQDGHQGHQ, from the coding sequence ATGGGCTACCCGGAGGTGGAGCGCAGGGAACTCCTGCCTGCAGCAGCGCCGCGGGAGCGAGGGAGCCAGGGCTGCGGGTGTCGCGGGGCCCCTGCCCGGGCGGGCGAAGGGAACAGCTGCCTGCTCTTCCTGGGTTTCTTTGGCCTCTCGCTGGCCCTCCACCTGCTGACGTTGTGCTGCTACCTAGAGTTGCGCTCGGAGTTGCGGCGGGAACGTGGAGCCGAGTCCCGCCTTGGCGGCTCGGGCACCCCTGGCACCTCTGGCACCCTAAGCAGCCTCGGTGGCCTCGACCCTGACAGCCCCATCACCAGTCACCTTGGGCAGCCGTCACCTAAGCAGCAGCCATTGGAACCGGGAGAAGCCGCACTCCACTCTGACTCCCAGGACGGGCACCAG